Proteins co-encoded in one Papaver somniferum cultivar HN1 chromosome 5, ASM357369v1, whole genome shotgun sequence genomic window:
- the LOC113280601 gene encoding putative disease resistance protein RGA3, giving the protein MGQRIKDINTRLDDISTEMKKYHFISTPHVYTYDHNSVQRNLQIASLVNESSVLGRDNDKSIIINMLTAVQESSTSSSLNFSVLSIVGMGGLGKTTLAQLVYRDASVKSSFDKRAWVFVSDDFNIQKIFKSIIESFTSRKCANLSNVEVLVDKVREELSNKKYLLILDDLWSENTEDWDTLQDLLSLGAQGSRVLVTTRSKNVATVVGGAVQPYMLKNLPHKVCWSIIKTKAFSPGGASETPTMTCIGVKIAERCGGSPLAAKVLDWEIDRKDLVRLWMAEGFLHLSHGASQISLEDVGDDYFHSLLANSFFQDVKLDEIGDFETCKMHDLVHDLAQSVSGVHDIKIINSSEMDSISRHRRLSLNLNLDKQTLDAFSKVLKKSKRLRCIYSLRKCDLGEHLLYGKNLRVASWLRYFHGHSSRGVHSSIVEHKHLRYLDLSCCSFDEGKDVSINQLYNLQTLVLNRCRNVNRTLVGIGSLKILRHLDLSYSDVKVLDDSVVQLTNLQTLDLSFCSKLVFLPQNIGSLRDLRELEFKYCWNLKVLPREFEKLTRLRCLNLSKTKIEEVLCINNLCNLELLDFGRNCKLPREIKICQN; this is encoded by the exons ATGGGTCAGAGAATAAAAGATATTAACACAAGGCTAGATGATATTTCCACTGAGATGAAAAAGTATCACTTCATTTCTACCCCTCATGTTTACACTTATGATCATAATAGTGTGCAAAGAAACCTCCAGATTGCATCCTTGGTAAATGAATCAAGTGTCCTAGGAAGAGATAATGATAAGTCAATCATAATAAACATGTTAACTGCAGTCCaggaatcatcaacatcatcgtcatTAAATTTTTCTGTCCTCTCCATAGTGGGAATGGGTGGGTTAGGAAAAACTACACTTGCGCAGTTGGTCTACAGAGACGCCTCGGTAAAGAGCTCCTTTGATAAAAGGGCTTGGGTCTTTGTGTCTGATGATTTTaacatccaaaaaatatttaaaagcaTAATTGAGTCATTTACCAGTAGGAAGTGTGCTAATCTCTCAAATGTGGAAGTCTTGGTTGATAAAGTTCGAGAAGAGTTgagtaataaaaaatatttactaATTCTCGATGATCTGTGGAGTGAAAATACGGAAGACTGGGATACACTTCAAGATTTACTAAGTTTGGGTGCTCAAGGGAGTAGAGTCTTGGTCACTACACGTAGTAAAAATGTTGCGACTGTTGTCGGAGGTGCTGTCCAACCATACATGTTAAAAAACTTACCTCATAAAGTTTGTTGGTCTATCATCAAGACCAAAGCATTTTCTCCAGGTGGAGCATCAGAAACTCCAACCATGACATGTATAGGAGTGAAAATTGCAGAAAGATGTGGTGGTTCACCACTAGCTGCAAAAGTTCTCG ATTGGGAGATCGATAGGAAAGATTTAGTTCGGCTGTGGATGGCTGAAGGGTTCCTTCATCTATCTCATGGTGCAAGTCAGATATCACTAGAAGATGTCGGTGATGATTATTTTCATAGTTTGCTGGCCAATTCGTTCTTTCAAGATGTGAAATTAGATGAGATAGGCGACTTCGAGACGTGCAAGATGCATGATTTGGTACATGATCTTGCTCAGAGTGTCAGCGGTGTTCATGATATCAAGATTATCAATTCTAGTGAAATGGATTCAATTTCTAGACATCGGCGCTTGTCGTTAAATTTAAATTTAGACAAGCAAACATTAGATGCATTTTCAAAAGTCTTGAAAAAGTCAAAACGTCTGAGGTGCATTTATTCTCTTAGAAAATGTGATTTAGGAGAACATTTACTTTATGGCAAGAATCTGCGGGTAGCTTCTTGGCTCAGATATTTCCATGGTCATTCTTCCAGAGGAGTTCATTCTTCTATAGTTGAGCATAAGCATTTGAGGTACCTTGACCTGTCTTGTTGTAGTTTTGATGAAGGAAAAGATGTGTCCATCAATCAACTTTACAATTTACAGACGTTAGTACTTAATAGATGCAGAAATGTTAATAGGACTCTTGTAGGCATAGGGTCTCTGAAGATTTTAAGGCACCTAGATCTCTCGTATTCGGATGTTAAAGTGCTTGATGATTCTGTCGTTCAGCTTACTAATTTGCAGACATTGGATCTAAGTTTCTGCAGCAAATTAGTATTCTTACCCCAAAATATTGGGTCTTTGAGAGATCTAAGAGAGTTGGAATTCAAATACTGTTGGAATTTAAAAGTTTTACCCAGAGAATTTGAAAAATTGACCCGATTGAGATGCCTAAATTTGTCAAAAACTAAGATTGAAGAAGTATTATGCATCAACAACCTTTGCAATTTGGAGTTACTCGATTTTGGAAGGAACTGTAAGCTTCCCAGAGAAATAAAAATTTGCCAAAATTGA
- the LOC113284371 gene encoding putative disease resistance RPP13-like protein 1: protein METLTSLEVLDRYVVRKRLTTSCSGAGRSGIEELTKLNSLQELEVFDLQFVRGGIDAERAKLKDKTNLRRLFLVWGSDDHEDEMVLEGLEPNPNLRDFLGVFSFSGTKLPKWMGSSNFLPNLVEIHLFRCNNCEKIPALGMLPCLKVLYISGMKSVKCLGEEFYCQLEEEERIISNGSGSAANATTVSLFPSLISLTLLSMENLEEWVALPAIYNSFPSLEKLYIKECPNLRSTPKSFSFLKELDLFLFDKGVTSIFTTGGLTSLTTIHIKTYRNLYIPLGILLQNITPNLQILFMWKCYVFQGFVGDDDLSNYNNKDGDDDEEEAIQSFSCPEINCNSNNTSNSLRTIYFEKCHVLTLLPDLRSFTSLRELTILKCSKLKESIPYDLKTLTFLKRLEFDFIQSEYEHPEYPADDKSFRIKNRWWPASNKNQEGS from the exons ATGGAAACTCTAACCAGTCTTGAAGTGTTAGATCGTTATGTGGTGAGGAAGAGATTAACCACCTCTTGCAGTGGCGCTGGTCGCAGTGGGATCGAAGAATTAACCAAACTAAATTCTCTACAAGAGTTGGAGGTTTTCGATCTGCAATTTGTGAGAGGTGGTATTGATGCGGAGAGAGCAAAGCTAAAAGATAAAACAAACCTCCGTCGTTTGTTTCTAGTATGGGGGTCCGATGATCACGAGGATGAAATGGTGTTAGAGGGTCTCGAACCTAACCCTAATTTGAGAGACTTTTTGGGAGTATTTTCTTTTTCGGGTACAAAGCTGCCGAAATGGATGGGTTCATCCAACTTCCTTCCGAATTTAGTGGAAATACACCTTTTCCGTTGCAATAATTGTGAGAAGATACCAGCGCTGGGTATGCTCCCATGTCTTAAGGTTCTATATATTTCGGGAATGAAGTCAGTTAAGTGTTTGGGTGAAGAGTTTTATTGCcagctagaagaagaagaaagaatcatCAGCAATGGTAGTGGTAGTGCTGCAAATGCTACTACAGTATCATTATTTCCTTCTTTGATTAGTTTGACATTGTTATCTATGGAAAATCTAGAAGAATGGGTTGCCCTTCCTGCGATTTATAATTCATTTCCTTCCCTTGAAAAGCTATATATCAAAGAATGCCCAAATCTGAGAAGCACACCAAAATCATTTTCCTTTCTCAAGGAATTGGATTTATTCTTGTTCGACAAGGGAGTAACCTCAATCTTTACTACCGGAGGACTTACTTCTCTCACAACCATTCATATAAAAACTTATAGAAACCTATATATCCCACTAGGCATACTTCTCCAAAACATTACTCCGAATCTTCAAATACTATTTATGTGGAAATGTTATGTGTTCCAAGGTTTTGTTGGAGATGATGATCTAAGTAACTACAACAAcaaggatggtgatgatgatgaggaggaagccATTCAATCTTTTTCATGTCCTGAAATTAATTGCAACTCCAACAATACAAGCAATTCTCTCCGCAcaatatattttgagaaatgtcATGTTTTAACCTTACTCCCGGATTTACGATCGTTCACTTCTCTCCGGGAATTGACTATCCTCAAGTGCAGCAAATTGAAGGAGTCAATACCTTATGATCTGAAGACTCTTACCTTTCTTAAAAGGTTGGAATTTGATTTTATTCAAAGCGAATATGAGCATCCAGAATATCCAGCTGATGATAAATCATTCCGTATCAAAAACAG GTGGTGGCCTGCAAGTAACAAGAATCAAGAAGGTTCTTAA